The proteins below are encoded in one region of Syngnathus acus chromosome 2, fSynAcu1.2, whole genome shotgun sequence:
- the LOC119132323 gene encoding vasopressin V2 receptor-like produces the protein MESISLETDWDALSLSSLVAPASNNRTSTSVFELNTLNGSHGGSSFFGIFPENGSDATPYPLPQPRVRDQGLAQAEIAVLGVVLALTTLGNGLVLWVLLRRRKHNAPMHVFMVNLCVADLVVAFFQVLPQLIWDITDKFQGPDFLCRSIKYLQIVGMFASSYMIVAMTVDRHHAICCPLQAYRSGAVPRWNTSVVVAWGLALVLSLPQVFIFSRSEMSPGEFECWGHFAEAWGLKAYITWMTLAVFLLPALIITVCQIRIFREIHNNIYRKSERMVMAELKRKEILFPFHSFKKEDRARERERGRRASGGGAHPGLRLKPVTNKNTSNKSQAGDAALRSAPSSDQQQANGPECHESCTAAPGSPRCSLDYAPPRSEAPPPPSITKAMSKTVRMTLVIVLVYTVCWCPFFIVQLWAAWDPNSPNQGVAFTIIMLLASLNSCTNPWIYTAFSSSVSRELHNLLRCDWPAGRRRGSLPDDSTATHTSTTKDSQY, from the exons ATGGAAAGCATCAGCTTGGAAACGGACTGGGACGCCTTAAGCCTCTCCTCTCTGGTGGCGCCGGCCAGCAACAACCGCACTTCCACGTCTGTCTTTGAGCTCAACACCCTCAACGGCTCCCACGGCGGATCCTCCTTCTTTGGGATCTTTCCGGAGAATGGCTCCGACGCCACGCCGTACCCGCTGCCCCAACCCAGGGTGAGGGACCAGGGCCTGGCCCAGGCCGAGATCGCCGTGCTCGGGGTGGTCCTGGCTCTCACCACGCTGGGCAATGGTCTTGTCCTGTGGGTGCTGCTCAGGAGGAGGAAGCACAATGCGCCCATGCACGTCTTCATGGTCAACTTGTGTGTGGCTGACCTGGTGGTGGCCTTCTTTCAG GTTCTTCCCCAGCTCATTTGGGACATCACAGACAAGTTCCAGGGACCCGATTTCCTGTGCCGCTCCATCAAGTACTTGCAGATTGTGGGAATGTTTGCGTCCTCCTACATGATCGTGGCCATGACGGTGGACCGCCATCACGCCATCTGCTGCCCGCTGCAGGCTTACCGCAGCGGGGCAGTGCCCCGCTGGAACACGTCCGTTGTGGTGGCTTGGGGTTTGGCGCTCGTCCTCAGCCTACCGCAG GTGTTCATCTTCTCACGCTCAGAAATGAGTCCCGGGGAGTTTGAGTGCTGGGGTCACTTTGCTGAGGCGTGGGGGCTCAAGGCCTACATCACCTGGATGACGCTGGCTGTCTTTCTCCTGCCTGCCCTCATCATTACCGTCTGTCAG ATAAGAATCTTCCGGGAGATCCACAACAACATCTACCGAAAGTCGGAGAGGATGGTGATGGCTGAGCTGAAGAGGAAAGAAATCCTTTTCCCTTTCCACAGCTTTAAGAAAGAAGATCGGGCCAGGGAAAGAGAAAGGGGGCGGCGGGCGTCCGGAGGCGGAGCTCATCCGGGACTGCGCCTGAAGCCcgtgacaaacaaaaacacgtcCAATAAAAGTCAAGCGGGAGACGCCGCGTTGAGAAGCGCGCCGTCGTCCGATCAGCAGCAAGCCAACGGTCCCGAGTGCCACGAGTCCTGCACGGCGGCCCCCGGCTCACCTCGCTGCTCCCTCGATTACGCCCCCCCTCGCTCCgaagcgccgccgccgcccagcaTCACCAAGGCCATGTCCAAAACAGTCCGAATGACGCTGGTCATTGTGCTGGTCTACACTGTGTGCTGGTGCCCTTTCTTCATTGTTCAGCTGTGGGCCGCCTGGGACCCCAACTCTCCCAATCAAG GAGTGGCCTTCACCATCATCATGCTGCTGGCCAGTCTCAACTCATGCACCAACCCGTGGATCTACACGGCCTTCTCCAGCAGCGTGTCCAGAGAGCTTCACAATCTGCTACGCTGCGACTGGCCAGCCGGACGCCGCCGGGGCTCGCTGCCCGACGACTCCACCGCCACGCACACGTCCACCACCAAGGACAGCCAGTACTGA